A window of Haloarcula marismortui ATCC 43049 genomic DNA:
GCCACGACCGCACAGCGGCGGGCGCTTGTAGTGCCGGCCAGCCAGCGCGGCAGCGACCTGTTTCCGAGGCAACGAGGCCGACTCCGTGACATCGGCGCACCGGCATCGGCCATTGTCGCCACCCGCGTGCACGGCGATGGCGGTGAATCCGTCGAAGACGCGGCACACACCGTTCCACACATCGGACCGGGCGCACCCAGACCGCTTGCGACGGACCCCGAGTCGGATGTCGCTCCAACTGTCGCCGCGATGGCCGAGGACCTGCTCGATGTCGACCTCGGTCTGACTTTCGAGGACGACGGCCTGTTCTCCCGCTAGGGCAATGGGAGGACGATAACGGGGCGGTCGACGTTGGTCAGGAGGTCCCGAGCCATCGACCCGACGCCGTCGCTGTCGTCGGTCCCACGGTGGGGGCCGATGAGGAGTTCGTCCGGGTCGTGCTCGTCAACCGCCGCCAGTATCTCCGTTACGGGCGCTCCGTCTCGCGTCTCCGTCGCGGGCATGAAGGCTGCGAGCCGCGAGCGGGCGACGTTGACGGCGTCACCAGCGTCGCGCGACGGTGCATCGGGGTCGTGGACCGCGACCACGACGATATCGTGATCGGCTGCCGAGTCGAGGCGGTGCTGGAGGTAGTCAGCGGCGGCTGCGGTGACGTGGACAGAGCTGGTGGCGAGCAGGAACGTCGTCATTGTGTGTCCATGGGTTCCATTCGGCTTCGTGCTTTCGCTCGTCAGTAGCTGCGCACAGCGGGGAGTGTTATACACATAGTCAGGGGCTCGTAGCCACCGCATGCGTATAGCGAGCGAACACTCGTTCACGGCACCCCACCGATGAATATGTCCAACGCCCATCCAACCGGTGTGTCGGTGTTCGTCTGTCCGTTTTGCGAGCAGACGTTCGACCAGCCGCAATCGACGTGTGCAAACTGCGATAGCACCGTCGTCGTCCCGCTGGAAAACCAGTTCGTGTATCGCGATATCCTCTCGATGTGCGGGACGTAGGCCGGCCAGTCGAACGCGTTGCAGGCCCTTCACGACTCCAGTCGCACCGACGGGCTTACATACAGCCCAACCTGTACCCGAGAGCGTGCGCGTCGAGAACAGTTTCATCGGAACCGACGGCGTCGGGGAGAAGACCGAGCGGTCCATCTGGGAGCAGGGCGTCACCCACTGGGACGAGTTCGAACCGTCCGTCGTCGGCGGCCAGCGCGGCGACCGCATCCAGCAGTTCATCGACGAGGGACGGGACCGGGTGGCCGAGACCGACGTTACCTATTTTGACCACGCGTTTCCCAGCAGCGAGCGCTGGCGGCTGTACGAGACCTTCCGTGAACGGGCCTGCTTCTTCGACATCGAGACGACCGGACTCGACCAGGACCGCAACCAGGTGACGACGGTGAGCCTCCATCAGGACGGGGACACACAGACGCTCATCGCCGGTGACGACCTGACCGCCGGGAACCTCCGGGCCGCGTTCGACGGTGCGGACTTACTGGTGACGTTCAACGGCAAGCGCTTCGACGTGCCCTTCCTCGAAGCGAACTTCGATGTCGACCTTGACCGCCCGCATCTAGACCTGATGTACACCTGCAAGAAAATCGGACTCTCCGGCGGGCTCAAACAGGTCGAGCAGGACATCGGTATCGAGCGGGACCGGCCGGACATCTCGGGCCAAGACGCGGTGCGACTCTGGCGGGAACACGAGCAGGGCCGCGACGGTGCACTCGAAACACTGGTGTCATACAACCGTGAGGATACGGTGAATCTCAAGACGCTGGCCGAAACCGCCACCGAGCGGCTTGATGAGCAGATTTTTGTTGGCTGACTCTAGGGACGAGAATCGTCACCACACCCCCATTGTTTCAGGTGGAGCGGAGGCGGTGGCTGGCAGCCGTGGAGTGTTAGCGGGAGTATTACCGAGCTATCGACTCCAAAACGGCGTGTGGCCGTGGCCGAGGATGATAGAAGCCACGTGCCAGACAACGAGGTCGAGGAACAGCGCCGTATTCTGCCCCGTACCGATGCCGTAGAGCGACGGGAGATACAGCAGCGGCAGCAATACCGCACCCCAGAACGCAAACGGTCGGACACCGACGAGTGTCACGGTCCAGACCCCGCGAGCCGCAAACACGAGCGTATCGAGGTATTGACCGAGGTCTGTCAGTCGCAGTCTGTCGGCGTCGCTCCGGTGCGGGAGCGGAGGGCTATCACCGCTTGATGACCCCACCCTCACTCCCCCTGTCTGGCCTCGGTATCATTAATCGAATCAACAGTATACCGCACCTAATCGATGGTCACTACACAGATAGACGACCGCGCCAGCGCGTCTATGTGTATTCACGTCCACAGGTACTGTCATTTTGTGACAGGAATTACACTGGATTCACGGCGTCCCCACAATCCGGGCACGCGGCGAGCATCCGCGGCCAGTCGCCGGCCCTGTCGTACGCGATGACGAGATTCGCTGCGGGAATCGTCACGTCACAGGCAGGACACTGCCCGAGCGGTGGGTCAACCGTTTCTGTGTCACTGTCCCACATGCATCGAGCTACGCACTCAATACATATTGTTATCAGGCTCCTACGGAGTGTGCGGCACGTTTACGTGTCGTCGCTGTCCTGTGGCGGCCGCTCGGATAATCGGTCGAACCGACGCTGTGTCTCGCTCGCCCGGTTATCGGTTTCGTCGGGCTCATGGATTACATCCACAAGCGCCGCGTCTGCAACAGTGATTTCCAGAACCACGTCGGCCGTCCGCGCCTCGGTCGGCAGTTCGGTCGCCGCAATATCGAGGGCAGACAGTCCGTCCTCGGTGTCCACTTCCAGCGTGGCGATCCCGTCTTCGATCCGGTCGACGACGGCGGTGTAGGTTCCGTCAGGTAGCATTAGTAGCTCCGTTTCAGTATGGTCTCGTTGTCGGCGTCGGTCACAGTGACTGTGTCGCCGCCGTTGTTCCATATCGGACGCCCCGACCCCCAGTAAAGGTCGGTGTCCGTGTCGGTGCCGCTGCCGGTGTGCAGCGTCACGGTTTCGTCCGGGCCGAGAGTGAATCCGTCGGGGACGGTGTAGCTGTGGCCGGCGTCATCGCTGACCGTCCAGCCGCCCATTTCCAGCGGCTCCGCGCCCGCGTTCCGGAACACGACGTACTCGTCGTTGAGGTTGTCCCGGTCGTCGCCCGCCGCATCGGCGCGCACCCGGTCGATAATCAGGTCGCCACTTGTGTTCTCGGCGGGCGTTCCCCCGTCAGTTGCGGTTGGGCCCGGTGTATCAGTCCGCGGGGACGAGCGGGGCAGGTAGGTCGCTCGCGGCGTAACCGATTCGGTCGCACCCGGCGCAATCGGGTCCCCAGTGCGGAGTGACAGCGGGTCGGTCGGCGCTGCCCGCTGCGTGCTGACGGTCACAGCGGTCCCGTTGCTAGTCAAGACGGTGTCCCCGTGGGTTGCGGTCCAGTATGCCGGAACCGAACGCGCCGTAAGGCGCTGGAGCGTCTCGTTGTTCGGATGGCCGTACTGCGAATCGTAGGCGCTCGAGACCACCACGGTCCGGGGGTCGACGGCGTCGAGTAGCGGCCCGCTCGTGCTTAACGCGCTGCCGTGGTGGCCGGCTTTCAGTACGGTGGCCCTGAGCGCCGCTCCGTAGGTATCGACGAGATACGCCTCCTGGTCGTCCTCCGCATCGCCGGTAAAGAGAAAGCTCGTCTCACCGTGCTCGATTCGGAGGACGATGTTGTTCTCGTTTCGCGCCGCGTTTTCCAGATACGGCTCCGGCGGGCCGAGCACGGTCGTCTCGACGCCGGAAAACGGAATCCGGTCGCCCTCGCGCGTTTCGTACAGCGTCACGTTGTGGGCTTCGACGGCGTCGAGGTACCGCTCGTAGGTCTGCGTGCTCGCGGCGATACCGGGGTCGTACACCGCACCGACGCCGCTTTTCTCGGTCTCGTAGTGCCTGATGACGGCCGCATTACCACCAATGTGGTCGGCGTCGTTGTGCGAGACGACGAAGTGGTCTATGCGGTCGATGCCCTGCCGGTCGAGGTACTGGAGGACGTACTCGCCGTCGTCGGTGAAGTCCCCGGAGTCGATGAGCATCGTCTCGTTGTCTGGGCTGACCAGCAGGGTCGCCACCGACTGGCCGACGTTGATGAAGTGGACCTCTAACGTCCCGTTCGCCGCGGCCGGTGAGGGTGCGTCCGGCGTCGTCGTCTCGGTCGCGGTCGACTGATCCGCGCTGCTGTCTACCCCGTTTGCCACGAACCCGCCACAGCCGGCAAGCACCAGTAGCGCCGCGACTGCCAAGGACTCGACACGGGGACTCCGTACCATTCCGTCTGTCTACGTGGCCGAGTTATTTGGTACCACTTACCAACTACGTGCCACGGGACAGGGCATATCGTCGCTAGCTCAGAACGACGGCACGCCGGTCAGTAGTTCGCGGTCTCGGGCGTCTGTGGCGAGTCCGTCGGTCGCAACAGGTGGACGCGCCCGGCGAGGAACCCCAACAAAAGGCCGGTGAAGTGTGCGATGAGCGCGACGCCGGGGTTCGCGGTCGCGAGCGTGATCGCCGCGGCGACGCCGCCGGCCAGCGCCAACTGGACGCGCGGCGCGAGTTCGAACCCACCGATGACAGTGTCAGTCAGGCGGTTTGCGGCAAGCAGATAGCCAAAGAGCGCAAACACCGCGCCGCTGGCCCCGAGGACGGAGACGTGGCTGACCATCCCAGGAACGAGCGGGCCGACAAGGCTGGCAATCGAGACCTGCGAGACGCCGGCGAGTGCGCCGGTCGAGAGGAAGAAGGCGTGGAATCGGAGCGGCGACGTCCGGCGTTCGAGGACGACACCGGCGAGCGCCACTCCGACGGCGTTTGCGATGAGATGCGACAGGCCAGCATGTGCGTACACGCTGGTGACGAGTGTCCAGGGACGACTGAACAGCGGGGGCGAGAGGGCGAACAGGCTCCGCGGGGCGGTCACCACGCCGACGGCCTGCTGTGCGAGGAACACAGCACCGATGACCGCCAGCGTGACCACGGTTGGGCTTTGTCGCAACGGCTTCATTGTGCCGATATTGTCGCTCTCAACACAAG
This region includes:
- a CDS encoding universal stress protein, translating into MTTFLLATSSVHVTAAAADYLQHRLDSAADHDIVVVAVHDPDAPSRDAGDAVNVARSRLAAFMPATETRDGAPVTEILAAVDEHDPDELLIGPHRGTDDSDGVGSMARDLLTNVDRPVIVLPLP
- a CDS encoding ribonuclease H-like domain-containing protein — encoded protein: MRVENSFIGTDGVGEKTERSIWEQGVTHWDEFEPSVVGGQRGDRIQQFIDEGRDRVAETDVTYFDHAFPSSERWRLYETFRERACFFDIETTGLDQDRNQVTTVSLHQDGDTQTLIAGDDLTAGNLRAAFDGADLLVTFNGKRFDVPFLEANFDVDLDRPHLDLMYTCKKIGLSGGLKQVEQDIGIERDRPDISGQDAVRLWREHEQGRDGALETLVSYNREDTVNLKTLAETATERLDEQIFVG
- a CDS encoding DUF3006 domain-containing protein — protein: MLPDGTYTAVVDRIEDGIATLEVDTEDGLSALDIAATELPTEARTADVVLEITVADAALVDVIHEPDETDNRASETQRRFDRLSERPPQDSDDT
- a CDS encoding lamin tail domain-containing protein translates to MVRSPRVESLAVAALLVLAGCGGFVANGVDSSADQSTATETTTPDAPSPAAANGTLEVHFINVGQSVATLLVSPDNETMLIDSGDFTDDGEYVLQYLDRQGIDRIDHFVVSHNDADHIGGNAAVIRHYETEKSGVGAVYDPGIAASTQTYERYLDAVEAHNVTLYETREGDRIPFSGVETTVLGPPEPYLENAARNENNIVLRIEHGETSFLFTGDAEDDQEAYLVDTYGAALRATVLKAGHHGSALSTSGPLLDAVDPRTVVVSSAYDSQYGHPNNETLQRLTARSVPAYWTATHGDTVLTSNGTAVTVSTQRAAPTDPLSLRTGDPIAPGATESVTPRATYLPRSSPRTDTPGPTATDGGTPAENTSGDLIIDRVRADAAGDDRDNLNDEYVVFRNAGAEPLEMGGWTVSDDAGHSYTVPDGFTLGPDETVTLHTGSGTDTDTDLYWGSGRPIWNNGGDTVTVTDADNETILKRSY
- a CDS encoding rhomboid family intramembrane serine protease, with protein sequence MKPLRQSPTVVTLAVIGAVFLAQQAVGVVTAPRSLFALSPPLFSRPWTLVTSVYAHAGLSHLIANAVGVALAGVVLERRTSPLRFHAFFLSTGALAGVSQVSIASLVGPLVPGMVSHVSVLGASGAVFALFGYLLAANRLTDTVIGGFELAPRVQLALAGGVAAAITLATANPGVALIAHFTGLLLGFLAGRVHLLRPTDSPQTPETANY